The following nucleotide sequence is from Chlamydiota bacterium.
TTTCAAGTCCGACTTTCACCTGTAAAACCTCATTTTCAAGCGCTTGCTTTAAAGGAAGAGATCAGAGGACCCAATGGCCTGCTATATCAGCCAGCAACCAAAAGTCTTTTTGTTGTTGGGTTTGGGAAGGACAATCAACCGAATGGGCAGGTGGGTGTGGTTTACATGCAAAGAGGAGTTTCTTATGAAATTCTCTCAGATGTTCAAGGCTTGTTGGATGGGGTTGCCCTGGTGAGTCATTCTCAACTTCTTTTTTCAGACTGGGTGGCTTTTGAGAAAAAAGGAGAGCTGAAAAGTTTTAATTTGAAGACGAAGGAAATAAAGACTTTAGATTTGGGTGACAAGATCGCTGGTCCTGCAGACTTTTATTACCAACCTTCCTCTCGAAAGATCTGGATTCCGGAAATGATGGCGGGGAAGATTCTGATCGAAGATTTACCGCAGTAAAATTTTAGTGTCTTTTTGCCCTTTTGTACCGGTCATAAACATGCACGCCTCTTAGATAGTGATAGGTTCCGAATAATTTGGCGAGAGAGATAACAACCCTATAACCAAAAAACTCAATCGCGCTTAGAAAAATGAGATACGCAACATAGCGAGTCTTAAATATTCTCTGACCCCTTATAAAGGTATTGATACATAAAAGGGATATCAGGAATTGTGTTGTTCCCATCAGGGTCAGGAAGGCCAAGAAAGTATTAAAGTCTAGAATTTTCAGCATCCAGCCGATCGCCAAAAAACCGATGCTGGCCGTCTCAAAAAATACACCCAGAACTTCGTAGAAAATAAAATAGGGATAAGTGAGGAAACCGAATCCTTTGTACTTGGGATTGCAGAACATGTATTTATACTTCCATACTGTTTCAATGATAACCCTTTGCCACCGGTCCCTTTGTTGGATCAGTGACTTTACATGGCTTGGACCTTCCGTCCATCCGACGTAGTGCGGCAGCATCAGTATTTTATAATTTTTGTCTTTGTTCTTCGCCATATAATCATGCATGCGAAAAGTGATTTCCATATCTTCACAAGTGAATTCAGCCGAGAATCCACCCAGCTCGTAAAGAACGTCCTTGCGCCATATTCCAAATCCACCCGCAACAATGGGGAGCGCATTAAATCGGCTCCAGGCCATGCGGTTTCCTATAAACGTACGAATGTATTCCAGATTTTGATAGGCAATGAGGGGGTTGAGTGAAAAACTTTTTTTGATAATTCTTCCATCTTTGATCTGGAGCCCATTGGCAAGACCAAAAGAACTGCCTATTCCGATGACCTTGTCAGGTTCTTTGTTCACTTGAGCCATGACCTTGATCAAGGCGTCTGGCTCTAGGATGGTATCCGCATCAATGACACACACGTGGTTATATTGAGCGATATTGAGACCGGCATTCAGGGCGCCTGCTTTTTTGTGACCTCCTGTCTTGTGGATAACGGTCACGTTGGAATGTCGGCGGCTCTTCAGAATATGGATCACGGGTCCCTCTTTGTAATGTTTTGCATAGGTGAGGTCGAGGGCTGCTAGATCAAGCATTTCATTGAGGATTTCAAATGTCCTATCGGTAGAACCATCGTCAACGACAATGATTTCGAAAGTGGGGTAATTGAGATGAAGCAAGGACATCAACGAATCGCGTATCCATCCTTCTTCATTTCGCGCTGGGATGATGAGACTGACCGGCATCGTTAAATTTGAGAAATAGATAAATGGGAAATTCTCTTCTTGGTTTTCGCGTTCTCTTTTTTTATTTTCGCGAAAACCTAAAATGGCCAGAACGAAATAGTAAATCATGAGCAAAAGGAAATACGTCAAAAAGGTGAGAAACGCGATGTAAAATACTTGTGATGTGATCATTTTATCACGGGGTTAGTTTGGTTCATCGCTTTAGAACATTCTTGATTTATCCCTTGCATGATCTGGAGTACGGCTCTGCGCTCATCCGATTTCAAATCATTCAGGGCTACCTGAAGTCCATAACCGGGAGATGATTTTAGGATACCGTCTATGATCGAAACAGCCTGCCTTTTTTGACCTGGATTTTCGGATAATAAGTTTCGACAAAGATGGACTGCATGCCCTGATGTTTCAATGATCTCGACACATATTTTTTTGGCCAATTCATCTTTTCCATGGAATATCTTTTCCATGTATGGAAGGGCGTCTTCAATGTGCTTGGCAATGGCCTTTTTAACGCTGGCGATCACGAGCCAAGAATTGTCCTTGATGAGATGAACAATCATGGGAAT
It contains:
- a CDS encoding glycosyltransferase family 2 protein, whose product is MIYYFVLAILGFRENKKRERENQEENFPFIYFSNLTMPVSLIIPARNEEGWIRDSLMSLLHLNYPTFEIIVVDDGSTDRTFEILNEMLDLAALDLTYAKHYKEGPVIHILKSRRHSNVTVIHKTGGHKKAGALNAGLNIAQYNHVCVIDADTILEPDALIKVMAQVNKEPDKVIGIGSSFGLANGLQIKDGRIIKKSFSLNPLIAYQNLEYIRTFIGNRMAWSRFNALPIVAGGFGIWRKDVLYELGGFSAEFTCEDMEITFRMHDYMAKNKDKNYKILMLPHYVGWTEGPSHVKSLIQQRDRWQRVIIETVWKYKYMFCNPKYKGFGFLTYPYFIFYEVLGVFFETASIGFLAIGWMLKILDFNTFLAFLTLMGTTQFLISLLCINTFIRGQRIFKTRYVAYLIFLSAIEFFGYRVVISLAKLFGTYHYLRGVHVYDRYKRAKRH